The sequence below is a genomic window from Sander lucioperca isolate FBNREF2018 chromosome 6, SLUC_FBN_1.2, whole genome shotgun sequence.
atgtatatatatatatatatatatgtgtatatatatatatgtatgtgtatatatatgtatgtgtatatatatgtatatatatatatatatatgtatatatatatatatatgtatatatatatatatatatatatatatatatatatatatgtatatatatatatgtatatatatatatgtatatatatatatgtatatatatgtatgtatatatgtatgtatatatatgtgtatatatatatatatatatgtgtatatatatatatatatatatatatatatgtatgtatgtatgtatgtatgtatgtatgtatgtatgtatgtatatatatatatatatatatatatatatatatatgtgtatatatatgtatatatatatgtgtatatatatgtatgtatatatatatatatatatatatatgtgtgtatatatatatatgtatatgtgtgtatatatatatatatatatatatatacacacatatatatatatatatacagtatatagtgtgtatatatatatatatgtatatgtgtgtgtatatatatatatatatatatatatatgtatatatgtgtatatatatatatatatatatatatatatgtatatatatatatatatatatatatgtgtgtatatatatatatatatgtgtgtatatatatatatatatgtatatgtgtgtatatatatatgtatatgtgtgtatatatatatgtatatgtgtgtatatatgtatgtatgtatatgtgtgtatatatatatgtatatatatatgtatatgtgtgtatatatgtatatatatatatgtatatatgtatatatatatatgtatatatgtatatatatatgtatatatgtatatatatacatatatatatatatgtgtatatatatatatatgtatatatgtatatatatatatgtatgtatgtatatatatatgtatatatatatgtatatatgtatatatatatgtatatatgtatatatatatatatatgtatgtatatatgtatatatgtatatatatatatatgtatgtatatatatatatgtatgtatatatatatatatgtatgtatatatatatatatgtatgtatatatatatatatatatgtatgtatatatatatatatatatgtatgtatatatatatatatatatgtatgtatatatatatatatatatatgtatgtatatatatatatatatatatgtatgtatatatatatatatatatgtatgtatatatatatatatatatgtatgtatatatatatatatatatatatgtatgtatatgtatatatatatatatgtatgtatatgtatatatatgtatgtatgtatatgtatatatatatatatatatatgtatgtatatatatatatatatgtatgtatatatatatatatatgtatgtatatgtatatatatatatatatatgtatgtatatatatatatatatgtatgtatatgtatatatatatatatatatatgtatgtatatatatatatatatgtatgtatatgtatatatatatatatatatatatatgtatatatatatatatgtatgtatatatatatatatatgtatgtatatatatatatatgtatatatatatatatatatgtatatatatatatatatatatatatatatatatatatatatatatgtatatatatatgtatatatgtatgtatatatatatatatatatgtatgtgtatatgtatatatatatatatatatatatatatatatatatatatatgtgtatatatatatatatatatatatatatatatatggtatatatatatatatatatatatatatatatgtgtatatatatattatatatatatatatatatatatatgtatatatatatatatatatatatatatatatatatatatatatatatatatatgtatatatatatatatatatatatatgtatgtatatatatatatatatatgtatgtatatatatatatatatatatgtatgtatatatatatatatatatgtatgtatatatatatatatatatatatgtatgtatatatatatatatatatatgtatgtatatatatatatatatatatgtatgtatatatatatatatgtatgtatatatatatatatatatgtatgtatatatatatatatatatgtatgtatatatatatatatatatatgtatatatatatatatgtatgtatatatatatatatatatatatatgtatgtatatatatatgtatatatatatatatatatatatatatatatatgtatatatatatatatatgtatatatatatatatgtatgtatatatatatatatatatatgtatgtatatatatatatatatatatatatgtatgtatatatatatatatatatatgtatgtatatatatatatatatgtatgtgtgtgaaattGCTCCTTGGACGTTGTTGACACACAGACCAACTGTTACGTCTGTGGTGTGTTTCTATACTAGCCTTTTGTGTTGTCAAACTGGAAATATTTCTCCTGAATCAAATGCTAATTTTTTTGTAAGTGCTAAAATTGGGATTAGTTTTTCTCATTGCTGTAAATGGGAGCCATTAACTTTTAATCAAACAGCCTATGTGTTTGAAATGGTATTCATCTGTTACAATCAATAGTATGAAAGGGAAGGTTGGTAAAGATATCTGAAGTTTAGACTGACATGGAGACCAGAACATCACTAGTTGTCCGGGTGAGTTGTGAGAGAGCAGAAGTTTGTGCATGTTGTGGAGGATTGCCGTGAAACCAGCAGGAAAGATGACGTAATGGTCTACTGTGAGTGACACAAAGGATGTCCTAAGTGGACCATGTCCTCCTTCCGTCATTACAGCCGCCTGCCAAAGTCTTGCCCCTGTGGTATGTGAAACCTGCTGATCCTCATTTCACTTGACCAGACACTTGCAAGGATGTAGTTTGCACTACctgggtgatttttttttttttctttttctttttaactcaaaggtggtgagtatttattttttagttagAGTTTATTCTCATGCAGCATCCCATAACATGTCATCTCTTTTCCACTCTCCTCCTGTGTGCAGAATTGCGAGCTGGCAGAGCTGCAGCGAGGTCAGCTGCGTGATGACATGAGAGAGTGCAAGGTGCGGGAGGCTCGTCTGCTGCAGGACTACAGcgagctggaggaggagaacaTCTCTCTTCAGAAACAAGTCTCAGTGCTGAGACAGAACCAGGTGAGActaaaaagaaagaacatgAAACTCGCTTTGTTACATGTCTTGAACTGGGTAAAAATCATAGAAAAATATAGtttattcatcttttttttgaCTAACtacattattgtttttttgttttaatataaccacatatttaaaatatgtaaagtttttgttttatgCTCACTGGACAATATTATGATCATTTTGGACAATATTAGGCACTTTGGCATAATGAAAGTCAATTGACTAAAATTATTAACagttttattcacatttttgACCATCTGCTAAGGTGGAATTTGAAGGTCTAAAGCACGAGATCAGCCGTGTGGAGGAGGACTCCCAGTGCCTACACAGCCAGCTGGAGGAAGCCATGCGTCTGAAAGAAATCGCCGAGCGACAGCTGACGGAGGCCTTAGAAACAATTAAAACAGAGCGTGAGCAGAAGGCCACTCTTCGCAAGGAGCTCTCCCACTATATGACCATCGGCGGCTCTGTTTACAGCAGCTCTTTCAATATCTCCATCGACAACCTAAAACTCCACGATGATCCCTCCGCCATCACCGAGCCCGACAACGACGATCTAATCCGAGGCTTTGAAAACGGCTTGACCAAGACAGGTGAAGGTGATGAGGACTACAGACAGGCAGTGAACAAGAGAGGGGGGGCTTTCCAGCCAGCTCCGAGTCTGGTGGACGACCTGCTGAGTGAGCTCAACATCTCTGAGATCCAGAAACTTAAACAACAGCTTGCACAGGTATGAAGTCCATGAGATGCCCTTTGACTATCGGCACCATTACTAGCTGAATTACTGCACTGTGTTGCCTGATCCCATGATTTCAACACATTCACTCAAAGTACAGTCAACTTTCAGCTAAAACATCATACACTTGCGCAGAAATATTGTGTTTTCTAAATATACTTGGGCATTGTTTGTTTGAGTAGATTCATCTCTGGCCTTTAGTTTACTCCCTCTGCTCTCTGAAGGTCCATACAGGCACATACAGCTATCATGACTTTACCTAAACAAATCCTTATGGTGacaaaacaaaattattattattttatatctgTAATACAACAACATCTTCATTTATCACAgacatttatataaaataaacttttGGTTGAGCTTTAGTGCAGAGCCTCAAATATTATTTTGCCATATTAACATTAGTGGCAATCACTCTTTTATTGTGTGTTCAAGTGATTCACTCGTGTATTTATTAGACCAGAATAGACGAAGCTTATTAAATGCACAGTGCTCATTCTCTTCACCCTGTCAAATGAATCTAAAGAGAATACAGAACATATACATTACTATTTATTGACTAATGCCACATTTTGTTTGAAAGATGGCTACAATGATTTTTGGATTGAAGGTTCTGAATTTAttaaggctacgttcagactgcaggcaaaagtggcccaaatcagattttcttttggagggtcaagtgaccaggtcagacttcttcagaagtagtgtgaacacccaaatttagctttttttaaatcagatttagaccacttccatatgtggttctaattattattttttttcaatgtggcaacagtgtgaacaaccaaggcggatttgatgcgacttttacgtcaatctacattgacatttgtcacaattatgcgccgacgggagttagccctagacacagacagtgaaattaaaaacttgactaggcctactaaatggagaacagtgatggagcaagtcaatggagggagagtgaggtgTTAGACCTAATTAGTGTATGGGGAAATACttcaatcaaaactagaagGGTCATACCGTAACCGCTCagtttttgaaaaaatagcAAACGAAGTGGAAGAACGGGGACACAGGAGAACGTGGCTGCAGTGTCAAAGGAAGGTGGAGAGTCTTAAAgctacattttgaaataaaagttgaaaatcgaaaatgcttacttcctccttaacctccctaactttagtgcaacagcgtgctgcgtctgatgtcattgttactgttcttttgcgcatgtgggtcagttcgaaaccgcaaacagttcacacatgaatctgatataggccacattttaaaagctaatgtgaacagccaaacaaaaaatcggatctgagcaaaaaaaaacagaattaagcattaatacttgcggtgtgaacgtagccttagtTTTGCCCAtgtcaaaacagcaaaaacatatGATTTGTTAGTTCAAAATGTTGCTGCACAAGATTACCATGTACACTCAACCTAGTCAGAGCTTTAACTGTCACCATCAAGTGCTCACTGTGTAAATACATGGTTATTGATCATCTATGGCCATATCACTTGCATATGCATTTTTACATAGATATTTGGGGATATTTGCTGAAATCAATTTGGTTGAATTTGAAGACACAAACTGTACTGGCTTAGATGTAATGGGGCAAGTTGAGAAGAACAAAATGTGCATTCTTCCATCTAGCTAAATGGCttttgctctgtttttgttttttaaactgactgaatgtgtttgtttttatgttcatgTTTAGGTGGAGCGGGAGAAAATGGCCCTGATCAACTCTCTCCAGGAGAACCAGAAGCACCTGGAACAGGCCTATGGGACTGTGTCTGAGCAAAAGGAAACGGTCAACAGGCTGACTGAGAACCTCACTGCAATGAGGAAACTTCAGGCCAGTAAGGAGCGCCAGTCTGCCCTCGACAGTGAAAAGGACAGGGACAGCCATGATGACGGAGACTACTACGAGCTGGACATTAATGGACCCGAGATTCTGCAGTGTAAATACACGGTGGCGGTGTCTGAAGCTGGAGAGTTGAGGCAGGAGCTGAAGACTCTGAGGTCACAGTACGAGGAGTGTCGAACCCAGTATGAACATGAGCGAGCGCGGCTGGACAGCGACGTCCAGGAGTTGAGGTCAAAGTTAGCTTCCCTGGAGAAGATTAGCCAAGCAGATCAAGCAGAGGTGGCTCGTCTGGAGAAGGAGCTGCGTCTGGTCAGCGAGGCTGCAGGAGAATCACTCGGCAGCCTTAATGTGGCCCAGGACGAGCTCATAGCTTTCAGTGAAGAGCTCGCCAATCTTTACaaccatgtgtgtatgtgtaacaaTGAGACCCCTAACCGTGTCATGCTCGACTACTACAAGGAAGGCAAGGCCACAGTAAGAAGGGGGCATGAAGAGAAGGAGCACCAGTCTTCCATACTTCTCACCAATGGGCTGATCACTGAGACTGAACAGGAAAATTCCCGCAGCACCACACCTACCCCTGCCCGAGAGCAGCGGCCAGAACCCATGAACGTCTATAACCTCGTAGCCATCATCAGGGACCAGATCCGCCACCtgcagcaggcagtggaccgcACCACAGAGCTGTCACGTCAGAGACTTGCCAATCTAGAGCTGGGCACAGTGGCAGACAAGGACAAAGATGCTTGCATGGAAGAGATCCTCAAATTGAAGtccctgctcagcaccaaaagGGAACAGATTGCCACTCTCAGAGCTGTGCTCAAGGCCAATAAACAGGTCAGAAGACCACTTTgagtgtgtctatatgtgtgtgtatgcatgcctgctgtgtatgtttctcagagGAAGGATGTTCATTGTTTCTCAAACTGACAAGTACAACAGAAAGGGATAATAGTCTTAGCTATCTAATAATAACCACTGATTTTAGACTAGACGAAAGTGCAAGAcatgaatgaataatgaatgaatagTTATATAAGATCTTATTCCCTTTTTAGACAGCTGAGGTTGCTCTGGCCAACCTGAAGAGTAAGTATAACAGCGAGAAGGCTATGGTGACTGAGACAATAACGAAGCTCCGCAATGAACTCAAGGCTCTGAAAGAGGATGCTGCTACGTTCTCCTCTCTTCGAGCCATGTTTGCTACAAGGTATGATTATACATAATCACTGGTTTCTATTTTATCCCTGACACACATGAAATTAACAATCATGTGGCACCTTGGTGGCCATCACACCATAATGCACGACAActattgtactgtactgtatctgtCACAGGAAACATTACAAAAAGTACCAAAAGAGCAATGATATTTCTTTATATCCTGCTAATTCTGCCTGTTTTCAGCATATTTTCCTAATAATGAAAAGAATAATTCAAAACTTTAGCGCTTATTCTGCACAAGTATTTTATGTCCGTGTCTATGTTTGTGAGAGACACAAAGCATTGTGGGAACAGTCTGATGTAATATTTGTGTGAGTGAGCTAGCAGAGACCTCCCATCTGGAAAATGCTGTCTGGGTAATGGAGAAAACATGTGACTGCAGCAGTAGTTCAGGGCAAATTGCTCCACCTGC
It includes:
- the LOC116041558 gene encoding protein bicaudal D homolog 2-like; translation: MSMEEQEYPEAVLVTEAGPQWLRVEVERLTRELRETTHEKIQAAEYGLAVLEEKQQLKQRFDELETEYETVRQELDQLKEAFGQAYSAHRKVAADGESREESLILESASKEALYQQKVLDLQNELRQAKASLTSVQAENDRLSSIALEMRENCELAELQRGQLRDDMRECKVREARLLQDYSELEEENISLQKQVSVLRQNQVEFEGLKHEISRVEEDSQCLHSQLEEAMRLKEIAERQLTEALETIKTEREQKATLRKELSHYMTIGGSVYSSSFNISIDNLKLHDDPSAITEPDNDDLIRGFENGLTKTGEGDEDYRQAVNKRGGAFQPAPSLVDDLLSELNISEIQKLKQQLAQVEREKMALINSLQENQKHLEQAYGTVSEQKETVNRLTENLTAMRKLQASKERQSALDSEKDRDSHDDGDYYELDINGPEILQCKYTVAVSEAGELRQELKTLRSQYEECRTQYEHERARLDSDVQELRSKLASLEKISQADQAEVARLEKELRLVSEAAGESLGSLNVAQDELIAFSEELANLYNHVCMCNNETPNRVMLDYYKEGKATVRRGHEEKEHQSSILLTNGLITETEQENSRSTTPTPAREQRPEPMNVYNLVAIIRDQIRHLQQAVDRTTELSRQRLANLELGTVADKDKDACMEEILKLKSLLSTKREQIATLRAVLKANKQTAEVALANLKSKYNSEKAMVTETITKLRNELKALKEDAATFSSLRAMFATRCDEYVTQLDDMQRQLVAAEDEKKTLNSLLRMAIQQKLALTQRLEDLEFDHEQARRNSATAVGSKGKTKAKGASSNHH